In Gammaproteobacteria bacterium, the following are encoded in one genomic region:
- a CDS encoding glycosyltransferase, with protein sequence MAESPRLVVFTTLFPHPGQPSAGLFIRERMFRVGKILPLTVVAPVPWFPLQRLIRGWRPHFRPDAPRHEIQDGIEVLHPRFFSVPGLFKSLDGLFMALGSLPTLLRLKRRFAFDVIDAHFAYPDGYAATLLGKWLKAPVTITLRGTEVPLARDPGRRRGIVAALSGAARVFSVSESLKRHVAGLGADAGKIRVVGNGVDTVKFSPIERGEARRRLNLAPDVPIMVSVGALTERKGFHRVIEGLPVLVKKFPNLIYLIIGGAGPEGNWGEKLRAQAAQLGLADHVIFLGALSPDELKFPLSAADVFVLATRNEGWANVFLEAMACGLPVVTTDVGGNREVVTTSDLGTIVEFGDGPALERALADALRKSWDRSAIVDYARANSWDSRVNVLVEEFSALTGNPPKDKKQATGARGRVA encoded by the coding sequence ATGGCTGAATCACCGCGCTTGGTGGTATTCACCACTCTGTTCCCCCATCCCGGGCAACCTAGCGCCGGGCTCTTCATCCGCGAGCGCATGTTCCGCGTGGGTAAGATATTGCCCCTTACCGTGGTGGCGCCCGTGCCATGGTTTCCGCTGCAAAGATTGATCCGCGGATGGCGTCCTCATTTTCGTCCCGACGCGCCCCGGCATGAAATTCAGGACGGCATCGAAGTCCTCCACCCGCGCTTTTTTTCCGTGCCGGGGCTGTTCAAATCCCTGGACGGCCTGTTCATGGCCTTGGGAAGCTTGCCGACCCTGCTGCGCCTGAAACGGCGTTTTGCATTTGACGTGATTGACGCGCATTTTGCCTACCCCGACGGTTATGCCGCCACGCTGCTCGGTAAATGGCTCAAGGCGCCGGTAACGATCACCCTGCGCGGCACCGAAGTGCCCCTGGCGAGGGATCCGGGCCGGCGCAGGGGTATCGTCGCCGCGCTTTCCGGAGCGGCGCGGGTGTTCTCGGTGTCCGAATCGCTCAAGCGTCACGTGGCGGGTTTGGGCGCCGATGCCGGCAAAATTCGCGTGGTGGGCAACGGGGTGGATACCGTCAAGTTCAGTCCGATTGAACGGGGTGAGGCAAGGCGCAGGCTGAACCTAGCACCGGATGTCCCGATAATGGTTTCGGTGGGTGCGCTGACGGAACGCAAAGGGTTCCACCGGGTCATCGAGGGGCTGCCGGTACTGGTGAAAAAATTCCCCAATCTGATTTACCTGATCATAGGAGGCGCCGGCCCGGAAGGGAACTGGGGCGAAAAGCTGCGGGCGCAGGCCGCACAATTGGGTCTCGCGGACCACGTCATCTTTCTTGGGGCATTATCTCCCGACGAGTTGAAGTTCCCCCTGTCCGCAGCGGATGTCTTCGTGCTCGCCACGCGCAACGAGGGTTGGGCCAACGTGTTTCTCGAAGCCATGGCCTGCGGCTTGCCCGTGGTCACCACCGATGTAGGCGGCAACCGCGAAGTGGTGACAACTTCCGATTTAGGCACGATAGTCGAATTTGGCGATGGCCCGGCGCTGGAGCGCGCCCTTGCCGATGCCTTGCGCAAGAGTTGGGATCGCAGCGCCATCGTGGACTATGCCCGGGCCAATTCCTGGGACAGTCGGGTCAACGTGCTGGTGGAGGAATTTTCCGCGCTTACCGGAAACCCACCAAAGGACAAGAAACAAGCAACCGGCGCCAGGGGCCGGGTTGCGTGA